TGGTAATGGTGTTGATCAGCTTCGCTTGGTTTTGCCTGCAATGGCTGAACTCCACGCAAGTTCCTTCTTTCACCGGGCGCGAAATTCGTTTTGGCCTTGCCGGAGTGGCGCTCTTTGTCCTGGCATGGATTTGGTCAGCCTTCAGCAGCATCACGATCGTCCGCGCCTCGGTCGCCAAGCCGCCCAAACTTTGACGACCTATGCTGCCGCTGCGTTGATCGAGGATAAAAAAGCTGAAGGCCATGACGCCTTCAGCCTTGTATAAATCTGATTTTGTTTAGGATTACACGTCGCACAAGGTCACCGCTTCGCGTAGCCCCTGGTAGGCGTCGCGCGTGGGGATGAACTCCTGGCCGACATAACCGGTGTAGCCCACATCCAGCAGCGCCTGCATGATGGGCGGATAATTGATCTCCTGCTTGTTATCCAGTTCGCCACGGCCCGGATTGCCTGCGGTATGCACATGTCCAATGTATTCCTTGATTTCGCCGATGCGGCGGATGATGTCGCCGTCCATGATCTGCACGTGGTAGATGTCGAACAGCAGCTTCATACGCGGGGAACCCACGCGTTTAAGGATATCTATGCAGTAATCCACATGATCGCCCTGGTAGCCGGGATGGCCCTTCATGGGATGCTTGGTCTCGCGACTGTTCAGGATCTCCATGCACAGCGTCACGTTCTTTTTCTCCGCGTAGCCGATGACTTTCTTCAAGCCTTCCACGCTGTTTTTGGCGCCCTCGTCGTTGGGAATGAGCGGGCTCTTGGGATCATCCGGATTGCGGGCGCTGTAGCCCGTGAAGCAGATGACGTTCGGGAAGCCGAACGTGGCGGCGTCATCAATCGCCTTGGTGGTAGCCTGGATCAGGCGGGGCCAATGATCCGGGTTATTGAACCCCTTGAGGAAGGGCGGGGCCGGGCTCATATCAATCTGGCAGATGGCGTTGGTGAGCCCGTATTTTTTCAAGACCGGGTAATGTTGGGCGGCGATTAACTCCACACTCTGGCAGCCAAGCTCCTTGGCGATCTGGCAGGTGCGTTCGATGTCCCATTTGCCGCCAAATGCTTCAAAGCACCAATGGACAATGGATTGCTTGATGCGTCCGTTCTTCACGGCGAGGCCGGTTTTAGCCGCCCCCACAGAGGCGCAGCCGGTGACTGCGGCGGCGGAAACGCCCAGCGAGGAGGTTTGGATAAATTCGCGTCGGTTCATAGATGATTCAGGTTCTCCCTCCGTGGTTGCCGGAGGGAGAGATTTTGTTGGATATTAGAATTTGTTCTTGCGATAGGCGCCCATCTTCGGGGCATTGGGATTCACCTCGGGGCCGAAGTAGCGCAGCATGACCATCGGTTCTACCGGTGAGGTGTTTTCGAAGGTGACACCGGCCTTGGCGGCGGCTTCCGTGCAGAACACTTCGTCCTCGGTCGCTTCATGGAAGCGGATGAGTTTGGGGCAATCAATGGGCAGGTTGTTCATCTTGCCGCTGCCTTGCACGCAGATCATGCCATACGCGCCGTTGTCCTTGATGGTGCATTTGGCGCCCGGATCAACGGTCAGTTCTTTCGCTGAGAAATATTGGAAGCCGTCCACATCGCCATAGACAATCCAGCGGTCCACGTAGCCTTCGCTGCGGGTATCGGCCACCGGCACGGGTTCGAGATAGTGGTTGTCCTTGAAATCCGGATCCACGTTCGATTCCCAATCCAGTTGTTCGACCAGGTAATCCAGATCGTGATGCTTGTCCTTGGGGACGTCCTTCACCAGCAAATCCCACGGTACCATGCGGCCTTCGACCAGCGATTGGTACATGCCGAACACGTCCGAACCCCATTGCGGCTCATAGGTGCAGAGCGAACCGGGAGCGTGCAGGATGCACGGACCGACGAGCCATCCGGTGCCGGGCTTCAGACGATACGCCTTGGACAAGTCCAGGATACCGTTGTCGCCCTTGTTCCAATCCTCCAGGCATTTGCGCACTTGCGCCTTGGTGGTGCCGGGTTCCAAACCGAAGAACGTGTACGGGAAATTGTTGCCGACGTTATTGTGTTGCGGCGGGAAATAGTACGATTCCGGTTTGCCTTCCAAACCGAGCAGTTTCGCCTGCTTGGCATTCTGGTGCATGTGGTGCGGGATCGGTCCCATGTTATCGAAGTATTTGGAATAGACCGGCCAGCGCTTGTACTGTTTCCAGAGGCGGTCGCCGATGAGGGTCGCGCCGCATTCTTCGACGGCTTGCGCCAGAGTGAACCGGTTGCCGCCGGCTACCACATAGCTTAACCCTTCGTCGGGTGTGCGGTTATCATTGGCCGCCGGGGTAGTGGAGGCGAACCAGCGTTCATCAATGCCGCCGCGATGAAGCCCGAAAGCGTAAAGATCATCGGGATGCAGCTTCAGGCGTTTGCCGGGCTGCAAGAATGAGCGGGGCACCCAGCACGGGGCGAGGCGCAAAAGCCCGCCGCTATCCTGAAGTGCGGCTTCCGCAAGTTTCTTGACGTTCTTCTTAACCGTTTTGAGTGAGGTTACGGTGTTCATAATTTGGTGACTGTTTATTTTATATTTCGTTTCGGCGTACGGAGACAAGAAAACAGATTTGCCGCCGGCTAGCAAGCCAATTCCATAAAATGAACGAAGAAATGATGGCGCAGCTGGCAGTGATGAACACCTGGCGTTCAACAAGCCAAACGCGGATCTGTGCCTGGGCAGCCCGGTGAATGTGCAACCGCAAAGCGCAGAGCACGGCTAAAAAAACTGGAGAGAAAGACGGGCCGATCCCCTTAAGCCGATTGCGGCGGTTGTGGCGGGGCTGCCTTGGCTGGCGGAGCGCCGGGCGGTTGCGGCGGCGGCACCACAGCCAGATGAATGGGGTAGCGGATTTTCATCACGTCATCCACAAGGACTTCAGCAAAATACACCCCCGGGGTGTTGAAGGTGACGTTACCAAAGACGGCCACGTTCATGGCATGCACGGCGGGATCAGGCAGCTCAAACCCAACTTCACATTTACCCATGACGGTATTTTGGTCGGGCGCAATCAGCCGCATGGTTTCTTTGAAGCGTCCGAAGCCAGCCGTCCAACGGTTGAAAAACATGAGGCGCGGCGCAGTAATGGGCAGTTGCGGCACGCGAATGGCGTTGACGACCCCAAGCAGGATCATGTTGCCGTTGATTTCCTGGCGGACGTCCTCCACCAGCAGGGAGCATTGTAAATCAGGGAGTATTCGAGTGGGATTCATTTTGTTTAGTAGTGACTCCCCCCGACGGTAGCCACTGCGGGAAGGGGGCGAAAGTGAGGGAGAGATTCATTTTGGTCTAACGGAGCACCAGCCAAAGCCAGCGTCTATTGTTAAATGGTTTACTTGATTTAGCGGGTGGCAATTTCAGCGGCACGCACGGTATTCTGCATCAGTATGGCAATGGTCATCGGGCCCACGCCACCAGGGTTGGGAGTAATTTTACCGGCAATCGGTTGAATATCAGCAAAGACAACATCGCCCACCAAGCGCGAACCGCCTTTGGCAGCAGGGTCTGCAATCCGGTTGACGCCCACATCCACCACCACAGCCCCCGGCTTAACCATGTCCGCCTTGACAAAATGAGCCACTCCGATGGCGGCGATGAGGATGTCCGCCCGCAGGCAATGCGCGCGAATATCGCGCGTGCGCGAATGACAGATCGTCACCGTGGCATTGGCATGTTTGGCCTTCTGGCAGAGAATGGCGGCCATGGGTTTGCCAACAATTTCACCGCGCCCGAGAATGACAGCTTCGGCCCCCTCGGTCTTTACCCCGCTACGAATCAACAATTCCTGAACCCCCGCCGGGGTGCAGGGGCGAAAACCCGTCGCATCACCCAGCATGAGTTTGCCGACATTAAACGGATGAAAACCATCCACATCCTTGTCTGGCGCAACCGTGGCATAGACAATTTCCTGGCGAATCTGGTCCGGCAACGGGGCCTGAACGAGGATACCATGGACAGCAGGATCAGCATTCAGTTTATGAATAAGCGCCAGCAGTTCGGCCTCCGGGGTGGTAGCGGGCAGTACGTGGGTGGTGGATGAAATCCCCAACCGCGCCGAGGTTTTCTCCTTCATGCCCACATAGACTTTGGAGGCCGGGTCTTCCCCCACCCGCACAAAGACCAAGCCCGGCTGAATGCCACGCGCCTTCAAGGCGGCGACACGTTGCGCCGTTTCAACGTGGATTTGCTCGGCAATGGCGCGCCCGTCTATCAAATTATTGGCGGTCATGGCAATTACTCGATTTTTTCGATGGCCAGCACCGGCAGGTTGGGCCAGCGTTTGTCAATGGCTTCCTCGCCAGTAACGAGAACGCGGCGGTCCAGCATATCCTTAAGCACCACGTTCGTATCTGTGGTGTATAGGAAGTTGATGGTTTTGCCGGTATCAATACTTTTCAGGACGTAAAAGCTGGGCGTATTGGGGGTAATGGAAAGCTTCACTATCCCCTCTCGTAACACAATCCGGCGCGGGGGGGGCTCGATGGTGACGTTCACTGCCAAATTAGGCAACACGGGCGCCACGGCAACCGGCGGTGGGGTGGGCACAGAGGCAACCTCTTCCGGCTTGGGCGGAGAAGTTACGACTGGCGCGACTGGCGGCGCGGGCATCGGCTCATTCGTCGGCATCGCCACCACGGGCGGTTGGTTTGTGAGCGTGACAACTTCAGTGGGCATCGGGACCGGTGGTGGAACGGGCGGCGTTTCCGTCACTACCGGCACGGACGGTGCAACACTCGGTGTCACGCCTTCCTTGACCGTGAAGAAATCTGCGGCAACATAGGCAAACGCATCCACTGGCGGCTCAATTTCCAGCCAGGCTTCTTTGGCGCGTCGCACGATCATCGGCGCGTCTTTTTTCATTGTACCGACCTTATTGAACTCCTCGCCCGGACCAGCGCGCAAGTTCAACGCGGTCTTCACCTTCACGGTCATGGCGTTGGTGTTCACGTACAGGCTGTGTACCCACACGTTAAAATTCGTCCCCAGCGCGATTTTATACCAGACCGCCGGCTCATGCTTGTTGGTCGTCGTGTGTGTGACCGTTTCCAGCACCGTGACGGCATCCCCTTTCTTGAGCTTGCCAAGCCGGTCGCCGCGCAACGACGGCAAACCGCGCACCATAATGTTAGCGCCCTTGGCCACGGCGTTAAACGGCGCCGATTTCTCCACCACCGCGTTGATGCCGGTAGTGATGGTTGCATTGGTTTCGGCCCCCGTCACTTGCCCGCCGAGGCCGTGCGCCAGAAACGCGATTAACGCCAGCCGAACAGTCATTTTCATAACGAAGAGAGTAGAGTTTTTATCTCAGTTTCAGTCAATGTCCGCCATTTGCCGATCGGCAACTCGCCAAGCTTGATCGCCCCGATCTTCACCCGTCGTAGCCGCGCCACATTCAACCCCAACGCGGCCAGCAAACGCCGGATTTCCCGATTCTTACCCTCGGCCAGTTCCACTTCAAGCAAACTATGCGAATTATTCGCCGTAATAATCCGCGCCTTTTCCACCTTGAGCAAATCCCCGCAATCCCGTACCCCATGCAACATCCGGGCGGTCACCGACGCCTCGACCCGGCCCCGCACCGTAACTTCGTACGTTTTGCGAATGCCGTACCGGGGATGCGTCAGCTTTAGGCAAAAGTCCCCGTCATTGGTCACGAAGATCAGCCCCTCGCTCTCGCGATCCAGCCGCCCGACATTGTACAGGTTATCCCACTCGCGCGGCAACAGCTCGCCGATGGTTAAGCGTCCCTCGGGATCGTTGCGGGTACAGAGGTAACCGGGCGGCTTGTGAAGTGCCACATACAGCTTGCGACGAACCTTGACCGGCTGGCCATCCAAGGTCACCCGGTCGGTCGCCGGGTCCACCTTGGTACCCAAGGCGGTGACCACTTGGCCATTGACGCATACCTGCCCCTCACGAATGCACAGCTCGCCTGCCCGGCGGGAAACCGCACCGGCATCGGCTAAAAACTTTTGTAAACGGACCTGCATGGCGCAGGTTAAAACACGAAGTGCGGAATTCAGGACCACGCCTGCAAAACTTCCGCACTTCGCGTAAATGCTCGAATGGAACTAATCACCCGGCTTCGTTTTTACCAAGCCGGTGACGCGGTCCCCCGTCTTCCATTGCCCGCGTTTCTTGAGCGTTTCCACACGTTCAAACCGTTTCAGAACATTGCGCTTGCCACCGGTTGAGGCGGCCGCGCGCAGACTACGATGTTGCGACATAAGCTATGTTTCTATTTTACCGCTTCCATGTTATCCGAAAGCGGGGGTCACTTCTATCACGCCCCCGGCCTGCTGCCAATGGCTAATTTCGCTTTTTTGCAGAGTAGCTGCAGCCGTTCATTGAAATATTACAAACTCGCCCTGCAAGTCTGCTCGACAAACCGGTCGGTTTCGCAGTAGATTAACGGCATGGGCAACACTTTTGGCCATTTATTTCGGATTACGACATGGGGTGAATCCCATGGCGGCGGGGTGGGCGTGGTGGTAGATGGATGCCCGCCGAGACTTGAACTCACCGAGGCGGATGTGCAACCGGAACTCGACCGTCGTAGGCCCGGCCAATCCGCAATCGTCACTCCCCGCAAGGAGAGCGACACCGTACAAATCCTTTCCGGCACCTTCGAGGGGAAAACCCTGGGTACTCCCATCCTCCTGTGGGTGAAGAACGAGGACGCCCGGCCCGAATCATACTCCGAGATGGCCCTCAAGTTTCGCCCGTCCCATGCGGATTATACATACTTGGCCAAGTATGGTATCCGCAACTGGCAGGGGGGCGGGCGTTCCAGCGCACGAGAGACCATCGGGCGCGTTGCGGCGGGTGCGATTGCCAAAAAATTGTTGCGCGAACATTATGGCGTGGAGGTGCTGGCTTACGTCAAGCAGGTCCATAAAATCACGGCCAAGATTGATCCGGAGAAAGTACGCTTCGCGGACGTGGAGTCCAACATTGCGCGCTGCCCGGACCCGGCGGTGGCGGAGAAGATGATTCGATTGATCGAGCGTACACGCAAAGCCGGCGACAGCGTGGGCGGCGTGGTGGAAGGCATTGCGCGCGGCGTACCAGCGGGTTGGGGCGAGCCGGTATTTGACAAGTTGGAGGCTGATCTTGGTAAAGCCATGCTGAGCCTCCCAGCCGCCAAGGGATTTGAAGTTGGTTCCGGGTTTGGCTCGGTGCTCCTCACCGGGTTGCAGCATAACGACCCCTTCCGCATGAAAGGCGGACGGGTGCGCACCACGACGAATTTCTCCGGCGGCATCCAGGGCGGCATCTCCAATGGGGAAACCATTATCTTTCGCGTCCCGTTCAAACCGGTGGCCACCGTCATGCATGAACAAGATACGGTGGACGTGCATTTCCAGAATACCACGCTCAAGGGCCGGGGGCGGCACGATCCTTGTGTCTTGCCGCGCGCGGTGCCAATTGTCGAAGCGATGACCGCCTTGGTGCTGCTTGACCATGCGTTGCGCCAGGCTGGACAGTGCGGCAGCGACGAAGCCGAGGCGTAATCAAAAAATAATCCTTGCGGCAACGCACCGAAAGCACTAGGAAACACCCATCGCCACGGATGCCGGTATCCGTCAGGCATACAACATGAATCCATTTGGACAACGCCAGTCGCCGCCGCCCCAGCCGCCCGCTACGGTGGCCGCGTACGCTGTGAACACGCCCCAGCCGCCACGGAACGTGACGACGCATGTCGCAGATACACCCAAGCAGACGTCTGCGGTCCTGATCGTACTGGCGATCCTCCTGCCGCTGGCCATCTGCGGCGTGACGGTCTGGTTCACTTACGATTATGTGAAGAAGGCCAGCCGCGACATTGATTCCAACCGCGCCACCGTCACCAGCGACGTCAGTAAGATCGTGGCCACCGTCACCACCATTCATGAGAATGTGCGCAAATTAAAGGTGCAGACCGAACTGCGGGCGGACGAATCGCGCAAGCATTATGAAGCCGTGATCGGCATGCGCGTCGCGGCGGAAAACAGCCTCACTAATATCTCGCTCGAATTGCAACGTCAGGTCGCCCGCCAACTCAACGAATACACCCAGAACAAAATTGCCCAACTGGACACCAACTACACCGCCCGGGCGCGCGACCTCGTCCAGGACCACGCGCAACTCGAACAATTGCTGCAAAAGGATTACCAGGAGAAACTGAAACAAATCGGCATTGCGCTGCAAAAGTACGATAAACTTTTGACCCTGGAGCCGGACTTGGATCATCAGGTCGAACACGTGCGCACGAACCTCCTGGCCGTGACGGAATACATGACCAATCTGTTTGCCGAATTCCAGACCTCCTCCGAACAGCTCATTCGCATTACGAATAAACTGAATCAACTCGACGCCCGCCTCTCGATCCTGACTACCGTGTTGACCCAGCCGCCACCCGCGCCGCCCGTAACCCCGGCCCCCACGTCCACACCCGCGCCTCAATCGCTGATCGCGCCGCGAAATCAGTGATTAACCCGCCTGCCTCGCCAAGGACGACAGCTGCATCGGGTACGAAGATGGCCAGACTTTTCCCAGCCGACTCAGCGTCCTCATTTGCAGGACACGCCAGTTTACGCCATGTTCTTTCCTCGGCATTGTTCTGCTTTATAAATTGACACAAACCGTTCCCAACGCCAGAATTCGCCCATGATTTATCCATACATGACAGCGTCAAGAATCTGCCAAACAGCCCGCCAGACGGTGGCAGCTTGGACCATCAGTTTGTTGTTCGCCGGCTCGCTGGCCGCCGAGGTGAGTCTGCCAAAAATCTTCACCAGTCACATGGTGTTGCAACGGGACAAACCTGTGATCATCTGGGGTTGGGCACAGCCGGGTGAGTCCGTCAGCGTGCAAATCCTCAATGAGAAGAAAGTGTCCAAGGCCAATGACAAAGGCGAATGGAAAGTGACCCTCGCTCCGTTGAAAATCGGCGAGCCCTTCGAAGTCACCGTCAGCGGTTCCAACACCATCAAGCTGGAAGATGTGTTGGTGGGCGATGTGTGGGTCTGCTCGGGACAGTCCAACATGGAAATGGGCATCAAACAGTGCCTGAACGCCGAGGCGGAAATCGCGGCGGCCAATTATCCCAAAATCCGGTTATTCCTGATTCCCAAGACCACCAGCCCCACGCCCAACAAGGATGTGGATGCCTTGTGGAAAGT
The nucleotide sequence above comes from Verrucomicrobiota bacterium. Encoded proteins:
- a CDS encoding TIM barrel protein, with product MNRREFIQTSSLGVSAAAVTGCASVGAAKTGLAVKNGRIKQSIVHWCFEAFGGKWDIERTCQIAKELGCQSVELIAAQHYPVLKKYGLTNAICQIDMSPAPPFLKGFNNPDHWPRLIQATTKAIDDAATFGFPNVICFTGYSARNPDDPKSPLIPNDEGAKNSVEGLKKVIGYAEKKNVTLCMEILNSRETKHPMKGHPGYQGDHVDYCIDILKRVGSPRMKLLFDIYHVQIMDGDIIRRIGEIKEYIGHVHTAGNPGRGELDNKQEINYPPIMQALLDVGYTGYVGQEFIPTRDAYQGLREAVTLCDV
- a CDS encoding tetrahydrofolate dehydrogenase/cyclohydrolase catalytic domain-containing protein → MTANNLIDGRAIAEQIHVETAQRVAALKARGIQPGLVFVRVGEDPASKVYVGMKEKTSARLGISSTTHVLPATTPEAELLALIHKLNADPAVHGILVQAPLPDQIRQEIVYATVAPDKDVDGFHPFNVGKLMLGDATGFRPCTPAGVQELLIRSGVKTEGAEAVILGRGEIVGKPMAAILCQKAKHANATVTICHSRTRDIRAHCLRADILIAAIGVAHFVKADMVKPGAVVVDVGVNRIADPAAKGGSRLVGDVVFADIQPIAGKITPNPGGVGPMTIAILMQNTVRAAEIATR
- a CDS encoding SH3 domain-containing protein encodes the protein MKMTVRLALIAFLAHGLGGQVTGAETNATITTGINAVVEKSAPFNAVAKGANIMVRGLPSLRGDRLGKLKKGDAVTVLETVTHTTTNKHEPAVWYKIALGTNFNVWVHSLYVNTNAMTVKVKTALNLRAGPGEEFNKVGTMKKDAPMIVRRAKEAWLEIEPPVDAFAYVAADFFTVKEGVTPSVAPSVPVVTETPPVPPPVPMPTEVVTLTNQPPVVAMPTNEPMPAPPVAPVVTSPPKPEEVASVPTPPPVAVAPVLPNLAVNVTIEPPPRRIVLREGIVKLSITPNTPSFYVLKSIDTGKTINFLYTTDTNVVLKDMLDRRVLVTGEEAIDKRWPNLPVLAIEKIE
- a CDS encoding pseudouridine synthase; protein product: MQVRLQKFLADAGAVSRRAGELCIREGQVCVNGQVVTALGTKVDPATDRVTLDGQPVKVRRKLYVALHKPPGYLCTRNDPEGRLTIGELLPREWDNLYNVGRLDRESEGLIFVTNDGDFCLKLTHPRYGIRKTYEVTVRGRVEASVTARMLHGVRDCGDLLKVEKARIITANNSHSLLEVELAEGKNREIRRLLAALGLNVARLRRVKIGAIKLGELPIGKWRTLTETEIKTLLSSL
- a CDS encoding small basic protein, which produces MSQHRSLRAAASTGGKRNVLKRFERVETLKKRGQWKTGDRVTGLVKTKPGD
- the aroC gene encoding chorismate synthase; this encodes MGNTFGHLFRITTWGESHGGGVGVVVDGCPPRLELTEADVQPELDRRRPGQSAIVTPRKESDTVQILSGTFEGKTLGTPILLWVKNEDARPESYSEMALKFRPSHADYTYLAKYGIRNWQGGGRSSARETIGRVAAGAIAKKLLREHYGVEVLAYVKQVHKITAKIDPEKVRFADVESNIARCPDPAVAEKMIRLIERTRKAGDSVGGVVEGIARGVPAGWGEPVFDKLEADLGKAMLSLPAAKGFEVGSGFGSVLLTGLQHNDPFRMKGGRVRTTTNFSGGIQGGISNGETIIFRVPFKPVATVMHEQDTVDVHFQNTTLKGRGRHDPCVLPRAVPIVEAMTALVLLDHALRQAGQCGSDEAEA